The Collibacillus ludicampi region GCGTTCCGGTGCGAAACCGGGAGATGTGGTGTTCGTTAGCGGTACGGTCGGAGGTTCCGCCGCCGGTCTCTCGCTCTTGCAAGGGGAGGGCGATCGGGTATCAGTAACGGAACGTGACAAGCTGATCGAATTTCATCAAAGACCCGAACCCCAAGTCCTTTTGGGACGATTACTGCAGCAAAGCGGGAGTTGTACTTCATGCAACGACATCTCAGATGGTCTGGCCAGCGAGTTAAACGAAATTGCACAGGCGAGCGGTGTAGGGATGGAAATCGATCGGTTGGCGATCCCCATTCATTCGGCAGTTCGTTCTTTTGCAAGCGCTGTACAAAAAGATCCGCTTGATTTCGCATTATTTGGCGGAGAAGATTATCAACTGGTTGGAACGGCGCGCGCAGATGGGTTCCCCGCCTTGCAAATGAGGGCGCGAGAAATGGGGATTTCCCTTACACGCATAGGGATAGTAACGAAAGAAAAAGGAGTTTGGCTTACCAGTGGTGGACAGGAACCGAGATTAATAGAGGCGAAAGGGTATTGTCATTTTTAGCGATTCATTTTCGGGAGTGACGTTTCATGTGGACGTTGATCGCAGAAGACGCGGAGAAAACACAACGATTTGCAGAGATTTTGGGTGAACTGGCAAAACCGGGGGATGTGTTGACCCTTCATGGAGATCTCGGCGCCGGTAAGACCACATTTACGCAGGGACTGGCACGCGGATTAGGCGTTGGGCAAAGCGTCAGTTCACCGACTTTCACCTTGATTCATGAATATGAGGGACGGATCCCTCTTTACCACATCGATGTCTATCGTTTGGGTAAACATGCCGCAGAAGAAGACTTGGGATATGACGAATATTTTTATGGAGAAGGCGTGACCGTGGTCGAGTGGGCTGAACTGATCGAAGAGCGCCTGCCTGATGATTATCTCTCCCTGACTCTTGAAAAAAACGGTGAGCATCGGCGGACGCTGCATTTTGTCGCACGCGGTCCGCGGGCAAGCGAATGGGTAGAGGAGATGATGAAACGATGCCGTACCTAGCGATGGATACAGCAACAGGAACGCTCACCGTTGCTGTCGGCGAACCGGGTGTCTTGCTTGGCGAGGCGACGACAAACCTGAAGAGGAATCATTCGAACCGTTTGATGCCTTTAATCGATGTGTTGCTGGATGATATCGGGATTCAACCGGAAAACCTGAAGGGGATCATCGTCGGGCATGGCCCGGGCTCTTACACGGGAGTGCGCATTGGTGTAGCCACCGCAAAAATGATGGCATGGGCGCTCAACATTCCGCTTCTCGGCGTTTCCAGCCTGGACGGATTGGCGAGGAATTTCCTCGCGAGCGACGGAATCGTCTGCCCGATGTTCGATGCCCGTCGAAAACAAGCATATACCGCCCTCTATGAACGGACGGAATGTTCCTTCAGAAAGACGCTCGCCGATTCGCTTCTCCCACTCGACCGACTGTTTTCGGCGATTCATTCCCGACAGGACGAAAGGCGTAACGCGCAGAAACCCGTGTCCGTTTTGTTCTGTGGGGACGGCGCGCAAGCATATCGGCAGGAGATCAAAGAGGCATTCGGTGATGATGCGTACTTTGTCGAATGTGCAGCACTAGACCTTGTGCGTGCGGGTCACCTTTTAGACATTGGCATTCCACGGCTGCTTGCGGGAGAGAAAGCGGATATCACAGGTTTTGCTCCCGAATATCTGCAACTGGCGGAAGCGGAAGCCAAATGGCTCTCCAAACAGACGCAATCACCGGAAGCTTCAGCGGACGGGAGGAGCTGATCGATGAGCGAATGTGCGTTTCGACGGATGGTGCTGGAGGATATCGACCGCATTCTGGAAATCGAACATGCTTCGTTTCCAACCCCGTGGTCACGATCGGCGTTTGAAGGAGAATTGAAAAACAATCATTTTGCTCACTATGTGGTTGTGGAATGGAACGAACGGGTTGTCGGCTATGCGGGCATGTGGGTGATCATGGATGAAGCCCATATTACCAATATCGCGATTGAACCTGAGATGCGGGGACGCAAACTGGGAGAAAAGTTGCTGCGTCATATGATGAGGATCGCCTGGTTAAAAGGGGCGGAACGAATCACACTGGAGGTTCGGGTATCGAACCGCGTCGCGCAAAATTTGTATAAGAAGCTCGGATTCACCCCCCAAGGGGTTCGTAAAGGATACTATTCCGATAACCAAGAAGATGCGTTGATCATGTGGTCCGATCTGATTGCCTCCGACCTTCTTGCAGATTCGAGTTTGTAGCTTAACAAGGAACAGGAGTACGAAGAATGGGATGGATAGAGCGAGTCAGGAAGAAATACCATGAAGACATGCAAGCAGGGCGCACACCTTTGATCCTCGCCGTGGAAACCAGTTGTGACGAAACATCGGCAGCGGTTGTCCGCGGAGGGAGAGAGATCCTTTCCAATGTGATCTCTTCACAAGCGGCCATCCACAAGCGGTTCGGAGGAGTGGTACCGGAAGTCGCCTCCAGACGCCATGTAGAAAATGTGACGAGAGTCATTGAGGAAGCGTTGGAACAAGCGCAAGTGACTTTACAAGACGTATCGGCCATCGCCGTTACATACGGTCCCGGTCTTGTCGGCGCTCTCCTGGTCGGTATTGCGGCGGCCAAAGCGATCGCATACGCTTGCTCGATTCCTTTGATCGGCGTACAACATATCGCCGGTCATATCTATGCCAACGTGCTCTCCGATGGGGTCGAACCTCCTCTTCTCGCGCTTGTCGTCTCGGGCGGGCATACGGAAATCGTCTACATGCAATCCCATGATCACTTTGAATTCTTGGGAAGAACGCGCGATGATGCGGTCGGGGAAGCGTACGACAAAGTGGCACGGGCCATGGGGCTGGAGTATCCGGGAGGCCCGATTCTCGACCGATTGGCACAGGAAGGGGATCCAAACGCCATCGAATTTCCGCGCGCTTGGCTAGAGGAGGGGTCTTTTGACTTTTCCTTCTCCGGCTTAAAATCGGCGGTACTGAACGCATTGCATAATGCGGAGCAGCGCGGGGACGTATTACGAAAAGAAGACGTAGCCACTGGTTTTCAGGCGTCCGTGGTGGATGTTCTTGTGGAAAAAACGGTTGGGGCCGTCAAGAAGACAGGCGTCAAAAAGGTGGTCGTCGCCGGTGGAGTGGCAGCCAATCAGGGGTTGCGCACACGATTGACCGCAAGGGCTGCGGAAGAAGGGTTTCGCGTGACTTTTCCTCCTTTATCGTTGTGCACGGATAATGCGGCGATGATCGCGGCGGCCGCATTCCCTTTATACGCGAGGGGGGAATTCCACGGGCTTGAATTAAATGCGATCGCCAATTTAAGTATCACGGATTGGATGAATGGAAAACGAATTCAGTTTTGAATGTTCTAGGGTGACCGGTTCGTAGGGAATCGGTCACTTTTTTGTTTGAAGCCATTTTCGCTGTGCACAAAGTGATTCATTATCCACACCCGGCTGAAGATAATTTATCCACTATCCACAGGTATTTGTGGATAACGTGGATAACTGCAAGCAGAACCTTATATTTTTTATCGACAAAAATCAGCAATATTTTATGTTAAACTTCGTCGTTTAATGTGGATAAGTCGGAACATGCACGTCAAACGCCGGCTGGTACTGTGGATAAATATGTGGATAGTGTGGATTTGTCGCATTTTTCATCCGATGATGTCAATTGATCGCTTGTGAATAGTTCATCTGACCATTGTGGAAAATAAATGAAAAAGTGAAGGTGTCGTTATCGTGAACCGTTTTCCTACAATCTTTCTATCCATATGGTTGATCGCCTTGTTCATCGGCGGGACTTCTGGATCGGCGCTTGCAGACATCCACTCTGCAATTCTCGATCATCCTCATCCGCATAAAAAGGTCATCCTTTTGCTGGTCAATCGGCTGGGGTTTCATGATCTTGTCAGCGAGGATATGCCCCATGTTCAAGAATGGGCGAAACGAAGCGCGCTCGGATTGATGAATAGCAATACGGGCGGAGCGAAGAATGATGTGAATACATACCTGACATTAGCGCTGGGAGTGCCGACAACCACGAAGAAACCTCCGCAAATTTATAATCCTGAAGAAAGGACAGGGGAGGGCTTGACCGCTCATCTCCTTTATGAGGAACGAACGGGTCAGACAGCAGCCGGCCCCATTCTTGTGAACACACCCGATTTCAGACATGCGCTTGAAAAGCTCCCTTATGCCTCTTCACTTGGTTTAACGGGCAATGAGTGGGAACGCCGCGGAATACGGACGGTTGTGATCGGCGGGATGGATGAGGGACAAACGGTTAAACGGTATGGTGCCATGTTCGCCATCGATGGAAAGGGACGCATCCCGTTAGGCTCCATGATAAGCAAGGATGTCTTGATCGCGGATCCCGCCCGCCCTTTCGGGTTGAGGATGGACGTGACAAAGGTGAGTGATATCCTTGGGAAGACTCTTGAAAGTCATGATGTTACGATCATCGATGCAGGGGATCTTTCCCGTCTGGACGCGTATCGGAAACAGTTGACACGGAATCAGTTTGAACAATTGCGGCGAAAGGTTTTGCGGGAAACCGATCAACTGATCGACCTATGTTTGCGGGAGGCCAACGCAGAAACGCTTGTTATGATGGTTACACCCCGCGTATCCGAGGAGTCCGTTTCTCGTGCGGAATGGTTAGCTCCGCTGATCATGCGCGGCGGAGCGGTCAAACAGGCATCTCTGTTGACTTCACCAACGACCAGGAGGGAAGGGATTGTCTCCAATTTGGATGTGGCACCGACCGTTCTATGGCATTTGGGGATACCATCCCCTCCACAGATGTTAGGCCACCCGATGCAAGGGATCCAAACGGAGTACCCGTTGGACAAGACGAACGTTCTTGCCTTGCAAACTGCAAGGACATTTTCATTGCGTCCAAAAGTGATGGTTGGTTTCGGGATTTTCTCGTTATGTGTATTGCTATTCTTCGTATTTCGAGCGTGGATAGGCATGCAGGTTGTTTCCTTGATTTTGGCGGAGTGTTTGGGTTTTTCCTTATTAGCCGGACCGCTCATATGGCTGCTTTTGCCCCTTTTTCCCGCGACCAGTTGGCAGGGGGCGTTTGTGGCCGGCGGACTTATGCTTGCAGCTGTATTAGCAGGTATTTCTTTGTTTCGTTCCTGTTATCTCCGTTTGGCCGCTCTCAGTCTTCTGACAGCAGCCGTGGTTGTGGCGGATGTCGGGACAGGCGGGCATTTAGCCGCACAATCGATTCTTTCCTATGACCCGATCGTCGGTGCGAGATATTACGGGATCGGAAACGAATACATGGGCTATACTCTTGGGACGGTACTTTTATCTTTCGGCTGTCTGTTAGAGGCATTTCCTCAGCGAAGAAAAGCGATCACTGTTACTTTTGCGGGATTCTTTCTGTTTCTCCTTTATTTCTTTGCTTCTCCACGTTTGGGGACAAACGCGGGAGGGGCACTGACTGCAGCCGCCGCCTTCTCGGTGACATTGTTTTTGCTCAAGAAAAAACGATGGACGCTTGCAGGATGGGGAGTTCTCAGCTTGAGCATGTTGGCCGCTCTCGTCATCCTTCTCGTGTTCAATCATCCGGATCTCGCGCTTCCCACCCATATTTCCCAAGCGGCTCGCACGGTTTGGCAACAGGGGAGCGGAGAGATGGAAAGAACGATCCTACGAAAACTGCTTACCAGTTGGCGGGTGATCAATTGGACATTTTTAGGTCCTGTGTTCATCGTCCTTTTAAGTCTCTTTCTCATCTTCTTGTCCCTAAGGAATTCAGTGAAGGAACGGGTACGAAGGGAATTCCCTTTTCTTTACATATCAGTGACAGGGATCACATCGGGTGCATGTGTCGGTTTATGTGTGAATGATTCGGGGATTGTCGTTGCCGTCATGATGATGATGCTCGTCATTTTCCCGGCTTGCATGATTTTGTCAAGGCGATCGCTCGAACGTCTGGAGTAAACGAAGGTGTTCGGGATACTACGGTGCTGCTCACGCTGCCGCAGCTGATTCGAACAAAAAGCCAATTCCCATCTATCGAATGAGAATTGGCAGGGATAACCTCCATTAATCACAAAGGGACAGGGTCTTAAGATGCTGAAAATTCCAATAGATTGTTTCACCATTCGCGATCACCATCTCGATCAGATGGTTGTTGGGATCGAATCTGTTAAGCAGTCCAGTTTTATGGGGATGATCTCCAAGATCGAAAATCACAAGTTTTCCTTCTAATTTTTTACATAAATCCTTCATGATTTGAGGTAAAGAGGCAAGGGATGGATTCAATGGAACCGATTGTGTGCTTAGTGAATAAGGAAGCACTTGACTTGAGTGAGGGATTAACCATTTTAGATGATAAAGGGAGATATACATTGTTTTATAGATAGGGGAATAGAAAACGAAGTAATCGTTCATAAGATTCGTGAGATAACCATGGATGGATTTGTTGCCTGTCACATAAATCTCCACAAAACGTCCTTTAGCATGATCGAGCATCTTTCGATAAGAGAAGCTTTCTCCCAGTTTATCAAACGGAACGTGATTCGGATTCTCAATGATTTCATCAGTGGGTAAGCTGAGTTCCATGTGCTGTATATGGACGAGCGGAATATAAAGGAACTGTTGTCCATCATAGATAACGACGATATCGGATCCGAAGTCGATGAGGATCCCTTTGCACCTTTTTTTCCCTGAAATTTCAATATTCATTTGTTTTCCAATCCATTGTTGAAGATCGTTCATAGTGATACCTCCTTTAAACTTGATCAAAAACTTAGAAAATCCAAGATACCCAATAAGCCAGAATAACAAGCGTAAACAACGTAGTGATGGGAATCACGATCGAAGTTACTTTCAGATATTGAGCCCAGGTTACTTTTACCTTCCCTTTCTTGAGAATGTGCATCCACATCAGTGTAGCTAGAGTTCCGATGGGTAATAAAAGGGAACCCATATCACTGCCAATCACACTTGCAAGATACGAGATTTTCAGTATGAGTGGATCCAGTCCCATACCGGTTAGGGTGATGGTTCCGACCATCAAAGCGGGATGATTGTTGAAGAAATTGGACATGAGGGTCACAAGGATTCCCATCATGATACTCGCGCGGAGCAAATTGACGGAAACGATCGGTTGGAGGAAACGGATGAGCCAATCGGTCAATCCGATGTTGTGCAGTCCGTAGATAATCACATACATACTAAAGGCGAAAACCAGTATATACCAGGGTGTTTTTTTCATCATATCAACAGGGGAAATGCCTAAACGATACCAACGCCAACCGAGAAGAGCGAGGGAACCGCCAACGGCGGCGAGTGAAACGGGGATGTGGAAGTAGGAGGCGACGAAGAGACTTACACGGACGCAAAAGACAAAAATCAGGATGTTACGCATAAATTTTGTTCGGTGCTCCATGGGGATGGGTGAGGAATCTCCCTTTAATGGGTGACTGCCTGGTGCTGGAGAGTGGGCCAAGAACCCTGGTGTGGTTTTGGGTAACCTGCGAGGCAACACGCGATAGAAGTTAGCGAACAGGAGAATCAAAAGCAGGACAAGCCCCAGGGTAGCGGGAATGAACATCATCGCCGTGTGCATATATAGATCCATTCCCACGATTTTTAAAGCGATCAAATTCACGATGTTGCTGACTCCAATAGGGGCACTGGACGCAGTGGCGATTAACGCTCCTGATAATAAATAGGGGATTTTTTGATGGTTTTTGAGCCCTAAGTTATGAAGTAACATTAACAAGATAGGTGTCGTGATTAAAATACTGCCATCGTTGTTAACAAAAAGAGTCATGAGAAAACAAAAAAGATTGACATACCAGAAAAGTCGTATTCCTGACCCTTTCGCTTTTTCAACAAGTTTTTCAGCTGCCCAATGAAAAAAACCGAAACTTTCTAATACGATCGCCATGACGATCGTCGCCATGATGGTGATTGCGGCTCCCCCAATGGTTTCACTGATTTTCCCCAAATCCGAGAATGAAACACTCCCGCTCAGGATGACGACCAATGCACCACAAGTGGCCGGTATCGCTTCATTCACTTGAGGTCTCCAGAAAATAAATGAAATCGTACATAAAAAAGAAAGCACGGTGATCAGAACCGTTAAATCATGCATTCAAGTTTTTCACTCCTTAGAGCAAAACAGTCTACTTTTCCGGAGAAGACCTGCTGCTCATATGTGGTAGGTTCTTTTCACTCCCTTTTGTTTGTCCTTCATGTTCATTTGTAATGTAAGTATACGTATCAAGTAGATAGCATGGACTAAACAGCGGCCTTATTTTTCTTAAATTCCACTTCCATCTATCAATCATAATCTATCAGCGTCTGTCTTCGTGTAGATGTCAGCTCTCATGAATGGAACGTAAAAGACCTTCCGCTGAAAAAGTGATCTACAATATTCTCTTTCGGTTCCGTATTTGTGTGGTCGATCTTGTATGAATCAGGAGCAGAAGGGGAAAATATGGCTGCAGAAAACTAGAAAAAATGGGTGTTCATGATGCAAATCTCGTGGTTGTTTCTTACCCTCAGCACAATGATTACTTTTGTCATTCTTCTCATGCTGGTTCGTTGGATCGGAAGCACACAGTTAACCCAGTTAACGATGTTTAATTGGGTAGCTGGTGCAAGCATGGGAAACCTGGCGGCAAATATGATGGCAACCACCAATCTCAAAGATTGGATTTCTTCTTGTTATACCCTTGTCATGTTCACGGCTGCCACCATCATCGCCGCTTATTTCGCTTTAAAAAGCCGCACCTTTCGCCGGATCGCAAACGGTGAACCGATTGTGATCATCCACAAAGGGGTTTTACTACGGGATAACTTGCGGAAAACGAAGTTGAATATCGATGTACTGATGATGTTGCTTCGGGAAAAAGGTTTTTTTTCATATTCCGAGATTGAATACGCGATTCTGGAACCTACGGGAAACTTGAGCATTTTACCGATTCAGGCGGCGCAGTCAGTCTCGAAAGAGGATCTTGTGAAAGGGCCCGACCTGTCACCGGAAGGTCAAGGGCCCTATATCGAGTTGGTCGTGGACGGCGAAGTTGATCGTGACAAATTGGACAGTACCGGATATGACGAGAAATGGCTTTTTGAACAGATCAGAGAGTATGGGGGAAAAGGGTTGGAGGATGTCATGTACATGGCTGTCAATAAGGAAGGTGAAATTATCATCGATCTCCACCGGAAAGAAGAAGAGGATGATCCGACTATTTAAATGTGGTCAAGCCCGAACAGAGTACCGGGTTTTCTGTTTGTAAAACCCCCATTCATGCGGGGATCAAGGCACATGCCGTTTCTTAGCTCGTATCCCCAACATAAGCTGAAACATGAAGCAAACAGGGGGTGTCGTGATGTACGGAACTTTCGGCGCTTACACGCGCTGGGCGGTCGTATTCCTGATCATCTTTGTTCTGTTCTTCCTCCTCGTTCCCGGATACGGAGCCGGGTATTAAATGAAACATCTATAAATCTCTAAACGAAATGAATCGTTTCGTTGGCGACAAGGGAATTTAGGGATACTTCAGAAACACGGGTGCTCTTCGCGATTACCCGTGTTTTTGTTACCGCAGATCCTTTTTTGCCATACTAAGGCAGAAGGAGGAGATGGCCGTGAAGCAGTTTCTGAACGACAGAAATGACGCCAATCTAAAGATCATGACATTTAATATCCGCCATGGAAAAGGAACCGACAGACAGTTCGACTTGCAGCGAATCGCAGACGTTTTGGCCGAGAGTGAAGCGGATCTGATCGGTCTCAATGAAGTGGATCGCCATTTTTCAAAAAGAAGTAGTTTTATGGATCAAATCAACTTTCTTGCGCAATACTTGGGTATGCATGAGGCATTCGGCGCTGCGCTAACATTAAGGACGAAGCGGCCAACCGGATTGAGAGAGTATGGAAACGCTTTTTTGTCCCGTTATCCGATCATTTCCCACGAGAATCATGCCATGAATTTTTATCCCGGAATGATCGAAGGACGCGCTTTGCTCGAAGTGAACCTGAACATTAACGATCAATCCGTGAAAGTCTATGTCACTCATCTCAGCCTGAATCCCATCTTTCATAAGAAGCAAACGGATTTTATTTTAAAAAAAGTGATGGCCGATCATCAACCTGTGATCCTCATGGGAGATTGGAACATGAGGACGGGTTCGCAAGCCTGGAGGAAAATTACCCGTCATCTGACCGATGTTTGTGAACATACAAACCAAGGGCCTTTCTATACGTTCCCATCCACACGCCCCAAAATTCGCTTGGATTATATCTTTGTAAGCCGCCAATTTCAGTTGGTTTCGGTCCATATGATGAACATTCTCCCCCAAGCGTCCGACCATTTACCATTACTAGCGACGGTAAGGTTCAGCGGTTAATGTTTCATAACATCTTATTTTTTGAGGAATACTGGGAATGTTACACATACTTACATGTTATGAAGGGCAGGATGGCATGAAAAAGGTCATTCTTCTACTCGTAGATTCATTAATGCCACATCTTTTGGAATCTTGCATTCAGAAAAAATCGATTCCAGCACTTCAGTTTTTGAAGGAGCGCGGAAGATATTGGCCTGAGTTTGTTACCGTATTTCCTACCATGACCGCTTCGGTTGACAGCTCGTTGCTGACAGGGGTGTATCCCAACGTTCACCGGGTACCGGGGATCATTTGGTTTCATCCGCAAGAACAGAGAGTCATCGATTATTGGAACGGTTGGCGATGCGCTTGGAAACTTGGCTTAACCGCGTGCACTCGTAACGTTCTTTACCACCTGAACGAAAACCATTTGAGCGAAGGGGTGACAACGTTATTTGAAGAACTGGAAGATAGAGGTAAAAAAACAGCTTCCATCAATGCCCTTGTGCATCGGGGAAGGAAGAAGCATCGAATCAAATTTCCCTTTTTGCTCAATGTGCTCAGCGGGTTTCGCCTAAACGGCGAGATCTCCGGACCTGAAATCTTGACATTTGGAACGCTTGCTCAGAACAACCTGAATCGCGCCATACCAAGGTATCTCAAAGGCTGGAGAAAATTCTGCGGTTTTAATGATAGCTATGCCGTTCAAGCTGCGAAAACGCTCATTCTCTCCAAAGATCAACCGGATTTTATGCTGGTCTATCTTCCGGACAACGATCATGAGGTACATAAGAAAAATCCCGATCATGCCGAGCGGTCGTTAATCCGTGTGGATCGGCACATTCAGGAACTGTTGAACGCTTTCGGTTCTTGGGAAGAAGCAATCGTACAATGCGTATTCATCATCATCGGTGATCATGGACAAACGCGTATCGGACCGAACAAAGAGTATACCATTAATCTCGATCACCTTTTGCGGCCGTTCCGGGTGCTTCAACTAGGGGAAGAGGTCGGCGATCACGATCTTGTGGTCTGCAATAATGAAAGGAGCGCTTACCTCTATCCTTTAAAGAAGGGGAAACAGGAGGAAATGGTGCAACAGCTCATGACAGAAGAGCGCATTGACCTGATTGCTTGGAAGAAAGACCGAGGGGTTGTGGTAAAACAGGGGGGATCAAGAGGGGAATTGTATTTTGCACCGGGTGGCTCGCATGTAGATATCTATGGTAGCAAGTGGACAATTGTGGGGGAACCGGCTGTGTTGGATTTGCGCGTGCATCAGGGAACGATTCATTACGGGGATTATCCCGACGCGCTTTCACGATTATTTGGCGCGTTATACTCGCAAGAGATTCCCATGATCGTGATTACCGCCCGACCGCGTTATGAATTTTTTTGCCGATACTACCCAAAGCATCTGAACGGCGGGTGTCATGGCTCCCTGCACAAATACGATTCGCTGATTCCCCTCATGATCGCCGGGACGGAACATCCGATCAATGAACCGCCGCGTTTGATCGATCTAAAACCGTTTATTCTCGGACTGTTTGAAACGGTCTCTCCGATGGGATGACCGGCAGATAACCAATCATTCGTTCATCTAGACGTATATATGTTGCTGACGTCTGCTCTGGTGCATTCATTAAGATTATCATGCACAAAAGGGGCGATCACTGATGTACGAGGTAAACGG contains the following coding sequences:
- the thiL gene encoding thiamine-phosphate kinase, which gives rise to MFIKEIGEFGLIDRLARKLGQPDESVIVGIGDDAAVLQVKEGYQVVMTTDMLVEGVHFLPQTISFHNLGFKSVAVSISDIAAMGGIPKHAVISLAIPPMVHVESLESLYEGVAEICSQHGTHVVGGDIVKIQERLVISVTLLGEVETGRALLRSGAKPGDVVFVSGTVGGSAAGLSLLQGEGDRVSVTERDKLIEFHQRPEPQVLLGRLLQQSGSCTSCNDISDGLASELNEIAQASGVGMEIDRLAIPIHSAVRSFASAVQKDPLDFALFGGEDYQLVGTARADGFPALQMRAREMGISLTRIGIVTKEKGVWLTSGGQEPRLIEAKGYCHF
- the tsaE gene encoding tRNA (adenosine(37)-N6)-threonylcarbamoyltransferase complex ATPase subunit type 1 TsaE, which codes for MWTLIAEDAEKTQRFAEILGELAKPGDVLTLHGDLGAGKTTFTQGLARGLGVGQSVSSPTFTLIHEYEGRIPLYHIDVYRLGKHAAEEDLGYDEYFYGEGVTVVEWAELIEERLPDDYLSLTLEKNGEHRRTLHFVARGPRASEWVEEMMKRCRT
- the tsaB gene encoding tRNA (adenosine(37)-N6)-threonylcarbamoyltransferase complex dimerization subunit type 1 TsaB; this translates as MPYLAMDTATGTLTVAVGEPGVLLGEATTNLKRNHSNRLMPLIDVLLDDIGIQPENLKGIIVGHGPGSYTGVRIGVATAKMMAWALNIPLLGVSSLDGLARNFLASDGIVCPMFDARRKQAYTALYERTECSFRKTLADSLLPLDRLFSAIHSRQDERRNAQKPVSVLFCGDGAQAYRQEIKEAFGDDAYFVECAALDLVRAGHLLDIGIPRLLAGEKADITGFAPEYLQLAEAEAKWLSKQTQSPEASADGRS
- the rimI gene encoding ribosomal protein S18-alanine N-acetyltransferase; the encoded protein is MSECAFRRMVLEDIDRILEIEHASFPTPWSRSAFEGELKNNHFAHYVVVEWNERVVGYAGMWVIMDEAHITNIAIEPEMRGRKLGEKLLRHMMRIAWLKGAERITLEVRVSNRVAQNLYKKLGFTPQGVRKGYYSDNQEDALIMWSDLIASDLLADSSL
- the tsaD gene encoding tRNA (adenosine(37)-N6)-threonylcarbamoyltransferase complex transferase subunit TsaD, with amino-acid sequence MGWIERVRKKYHEDMQAGRTPLILAVETSCDETSAAVVRGGREILSNVISSQAAIHKRFGGVVPEVASRRHVENVTRVIEEALEQAQVTLQDVSAIAVTYGPGLVGALLVGIAAAKAIAYACSIPLIGVQHIAGHIYANVLSDGVEPPLLALVVSGGHTEIVYMQSHDHFEFLGRTRDDAVGEAYDKVARAMGLEYPGGPILDRLAQEGDPNAIEFPRAWLEEGSFDFSFSGLKSAVLNALHNAEQRGDVLRKEDVATGFQASVVDVLVEKTVGAVKKTGVKKVVVAGGVAANQGLRTRLTARAAEEGFRVTFPPLSLCTDNAAMIAAAAFPLYARGEFHGLELNAIANLSITDWMNGKRIQF
- a CDS encoding DUF2642 domain-containing protein — translated: MNDLQQWIGKQMNIEISGKKRCKGILIDFGSDIVVIYDGQQFLYIPLVHIQHMELSLPTDEIIENPNHVPFDKLGESFSYRKMLDHAKGRFVEIYVTGNKSIHGYLTNLMNDYFVFYSPIYKTMYISLYHLKWLIPHSSQVLPYSLSTQSVPLNPSLASLPQIMKDLCKKLEGKLVIFDLGDHPHKTGLLNRFDPNNHLIEMVIANGETIYWNFQHLKTLSLCD
- a CDS encoding arsenic transporter, coding for MHDLTVLITVLSFLCTISFIFWRPQVNEAIPATCGALVVILSGSVSFSDLGKISETIGGAAITIMATIVMAIVLESFGFFHWAAEKLVEKAKGSGIRLFWYVNLFCFLMTLFVNNDGSILITTPILLMLLHNLGLKNHQKIPYLLSGALIATASSAPIGVSNIVNLIALKIVGMDLYMHTAMMFIPATLGLVLLLILLFANFYRVLPRRLPKTTPGFLAHSPAPGSHPLKGDSSPIPMEHRTKFMRNILIFVFCVRVSLFVASYFHIPVSLAAVGGSLALLGWRWYRLGISPVDMMKKTPWYILVFAFSMYVIIYGLHNIGLTDWLIRFLQPIVSVNLLRASIMMGILVTLMSNFFNNHPALMVGTITLTGMGLDPLILKISYLASVIGSDMGSLLLPIGTLATLMWMHILKKGKVKVTWAQYLKVTSIVIPITTLFTLVILAYWVSWIF
- a CDS encoding DUF421 domain-containing protein; protein product: MQISWLFLTLSTMITFVILLMLVRWIGSTQLTQLTMFNWVAGASMGNLAANMMATTNLKDWISSCYTLVMFTAATIIAAYFALKSRTFRRIANGEPIVIIHKGVLLRDNLRKTKLNIDVLMMLLREKGFFSYSEIEYAILEPTGNLSILPIQAAQSVSKEDLVKGPDLSPEGQGPYIELVVDGEVDRDKLDSTGYDEKWLFEQIREYGGKGLEDVMYMAVNKEGEIIIDLHRKEEEDDPTI
- a CDS encoding endonuclease/exonuclease/phosphatase family protein; this translates as MKQFLNDRNDANLKIMTFNIRHGKGTDRQFDLQRIADVLAESEADLIGLNEVDRHFSKRSSFMDQINFLAQYLGMHEAFGAALTLRTKRPTGLREYGNAFLSRYPIISHENHAMNFYPGMIEGRALLEVNLNINDQSVKVYVTHLSLNPIFHKKQTDFILKKVMADHQPVILMGDWNMRTGSQAWRKITRHLTDVCEHTNQGPFYTFPSTRPKIRLDYIFVSRQFQLVSVHMMNILPQASDHLPLLATVRFSG
- a CDS encoding alkaline phosphatase family protein → MLHILTCYEGQDGMKKVILLLVDSLMPHLLESCIQKKSIPALQFLKERGRYWPEFVTVFPTMTASVDSSLLTGVYPNVHRVPGIIWFHPQEQRVIDYWNGWRCAWKLGLTACTRNVLYHLNENHLSEGVTTLFEELEDRGKKTASINALVHRGRKKHRIKFPFLLNVLSGFRLNGEISGPEILTFGTLAQNNLNRAIPRYLKGWRKFCGFNDSYAVQAAKTLILSKDQPDFMLVYLPDNDHEVHKKNPDHAERSLIRVDRHIQELLNAFGSWEEAIVQCVFIIIGDHGQTRIGPNKEYTINLDHLLRPFRVLQLGEEVGDHDLVVCNNERSAYLYPLKKGKQEEMVQQLMTEERIDLIAWKKDRGVVVKQGGSRGELYFAPGGSHVDIYGSKWTIVGEPAVLDLRVHQGTIHYGDYPDALSRLFGALYSQEIPMIVITARPRYEFFCRYYPKHLNGGCHGSLHKYDSLIPLMIAGTEHPINEPPRLIDLKPFILGLFETVSPMG